The window CTCTTTCCCGTTTCTAGTAAAAGTTACTTTTTGTTTTGTTTCAAATTTATTTTATGTTTATCGTTCTTTTAATTACTGAGGAGAGTCTGGAACGTCATCACTCGATTTTGCCCAACGTATTGGATAGCCATTTTTAGTTTCTTTTAAATCGGTACGTTCCATTTTTATCAAATCACTTTTTATATAATACTTATCTTTCTCTTTGTAAATAACCGCTAAAGGATCTATATCTGATTGTTTATTATCAAAAATATATAACTTATTGTCTATGGATTTGTAATTAATTTTATAATTAAATTGAATATCTCCACTAAATCCAAATTCATTATTGTCCTTAGAAATATTTATGTAGTAGTTTCCTTGTTTTTCGCTGTCAATATTATAAGGATAAAGCCAGTAAATACCATCCCAATTTATTTTTTGCTTTATCATTGGTTTCTTAGATAAGTCTTCTACTTTTTCTTTTTTAAATACTACATAATTTTTTGACTCTGTTGGGAGTTTTTCAGATGATTGATTAATTTCTTTCTGGTTATTTTTTTGGCAGCTAAATATTGAAAAAAAACCAATTAATAAGCCGATTAAATATTTCATAACTAATAGTTTCTTACTAATACATTACTTTTATTTTATCCTGCTTTTATGAATATATCCTTCTTTTCCTTCTTTTGTTTTTACTAAAAACCAATCTCCAGTATTATCTAAAACCTCAATATGTTCTCCTGATTTTACTTTTTGTAGAACCTCTGAGGAAGTGTTTTTATCTTTTCTTAAATTGGTATAGCCGTCCGGGTCAGCAATTTTGTTTAGAGAATATTTTTCTTTTAAATATTGTGAAATTTGGTTTATTTTAGAATTTGAAATTATATAACTTTCATATCCATCTGATTTATTTTCTTGTACCTTCTCTTTTATATTATTTTCTGTATCAATTAGAATATTCAAGTCTTTTTTTGAAATAATATAACCATTATCAGCAAGCAATTTAACTGCATTAAAGTCTTCTTGATGTATAGAAATATTCATTAAATCATTTAATTTTGAAACATCAACTTTATATTTAGTAATAAAATATTGTAACCAACTATTATCAATATAATATTGTACATCAAAAAAAGTTTCATTATTAATCAAGTATGATAAATTCTTATTGTCAAAATCTTCTATTAAAGGATTCTCATTCTCGTATAATTCAAGTTTTTGTTTAAAATTTTGAATTTCGGGGGACTTTTTAACTAAATCCTGAGGAGTAAATTTTATTACTGTACCTTCATTAAAAAGAGCTGAAAATTCTATATTATCTACTGGCCTACTTGATGTAATTATTTTATTTTTTTTATTTAAATTTCTCCATTTCTCTAATGTGATAATGTCACCTGAAATTGTTTCATCAACCATTACACTTTTACAATTATTTTTATCAACATAGAAAATAGTATAGGTTTCCCAATGAAATTGGCCACTGAAACCTGTTTTTATTCTGTAATATTGTTTATTATTATATTTTATTGTGTCTGTCATAAACGACAAATGTTGTCTACTTTTTGACAAAGAATCCACAAATTCACTCTGTTTTTGAACTTCAGGTAATGAGTTGATGGTCTTTATAGCATTATCAACTGAACATGTACTGTTTTTTGATTTTTGTCCATCACAGCTTGTGAAACAAAATAAAAAACTATATAAAAAAAAGAATATTTTGATAGTCTGCATCTTTTCTACAATCTTTTTCGGCTGATCATTTTTACATGATATGAGTAGAGATAAAAAAACTAAAGAAAACACTATTAAATTTTTCATCATCAATATCTTATATTTCTTTAAATAAAAAGTTATCTACTCTATTTTATTAACCTTCTTCATCTATTTCAAAAATTTTCATAAACAACATTCCTAATTCGTTTAAATAACCATTTTTTTCAACAATAGATGGATAATTCTTGCTAGAATTGTAAACTATTTTATTTTTTTTAATGGTATTTCATTATTTCCCGGATTAATTAAATAAATAGGGGTTCCTGAAATATAAAATTTATCTTCGGATTTTTCAATATAAATTGTCCCCATGTCATCTTCGAATGAAGAATTATAGATAATTTTTATTTTGTCTTTATTAATTGTTTCAGCTTTAATATTAGAATAACTTTCTTTACTTCCATCATCATCAATATTAATTGAAATATTATCTAACGATTTTATAATAATATCAAAAACTGTTTTAGCATTATCTCTGTTAATTGCTTCAGAATGATAATTTCCTTCCCATTCTTCCTTTTTTTCTAATCCTTGGTTTATATTGTTTGATAAAATATCACTTCTATAATATTTAAAGGTTTTCCCGCCATCTGTAGATGCTTTTATTAAGATCAGGTGATCGTCAGACCAATTAACTTGATATATTTTAAAATTTTCTAAAATAAGACTTTTGTATTCTCTTAAATTTTTATTTGAATCAATTTTTAATATCCCCAAAAAACTGTTATTATCATATATTTGATTATGAAAATAGGCTAAATAATTAATCTGAGGTGATAGTACAGGGGTTTCTATTTTATCATCACCAGGTGAAACTACTTTAACTATTTTTCCATTTGATTTATTGATTAATTCAAAATCACTAAAGTCAATTCCTTCACTGACTGAATTAGCTGAAACAGCATACATATCTAAGGATGGATAAAATCCCAAGTAATTATACCAAATTCCTCCCTGTTTTTTTTCTGTTTTATTATCATTTTCCCCCTTGAGTTGAAGTATTTTATTATTAATATCAAGAAAATAATTTCCTTTATCCTTTTTATAGGAGTTTGTTGAAATGAATTTTTAGTAATTTTTAATTTATTAAAAGCATCTTCGCTAATTTCTTGAATATTTAATTTTGGAAGTACATCATATTTATCTGAAAAGCCTATTGTTTCATATTTAGCTTCAGCAATATTAATTATCAATTTAGAATTTGAATTATCAATTTGCTTTTGGCAGCTAGTAAAGCCGAAAATTAGCAATAATAATAAACTTAACTGTTTCATTTTTCTTCTATTATTTTTATAATGTTTGTATTAAATTCTCCTGAGTGTAAGTGATCTTCATGGCCAGGGGAATAATTAGTCCCCTTTAGATTAGAATACCAACCTCCCTTACCTCGATAAATTTTTTCAAAATGGAAAGCTTTAAATGCATTTACTTTTTTTGTTCTAATACTTGAGTAGAGTAATATGCTGTATCAGCACAGTCCCCGTTAGGGTGTGTAACACTTGGGTAGCTTGTTGCATCTGCAAAACACATACCTGTACATAAAACATCCTCCCTTCCTAATTTAGCTAATGCTCCTATAAATCCAGCATAAGCATCAGGGTTGCAATATCGTCTTTGTGAACGTTGAAATGAGTATAAAATTTTAATATCATTTTTCTTATAATTTAAACTATCTTTCATTCTAACAAGTGGGACTTTTCCTTGCCCTTTACTATATTTTCTGTAACCATATTCTGTACCTGAAACACAAATGTCACCATTTGAATATTCATAAGCTGTCTTTGCATTTCCCCCTGAAGGATAACTATATGTATTTATATAGCCTTTTGGAATTGAACTTATCTTCTTTCCATTATTTCTCTTATCAACTGTAAACCAGTCTACAATACATATTTCATGTTCGTTTTTTTCTTTATCATGATACACATATTTATATTTTTTCGCATACTCTTCCTTAATTTTTTTAGGAATATGTTTTTCTATTGTTCCATTCTCATAAATGTGATAAGTTACTATATCTTTTGCATTTATCTTTTCATTTGTAGCATTATTTACACCACATTCAAATTTTTTAACTTTATGAGATTTGCCCAAATTTCCAACGTCTTCCAAAGCTTCCTCCATTTCCCAAACATATGTAGAACCCACAACATCATCGGGATATTCTTTTGTACCATCTTTCTTTATTTTATATTCATGCTTTTCTCTTTTAAATAAATCATTAGAATCATATGCGGCATTTGAACTATTATAAACAACATAATTTTTATTTGAAGCATGTTTCGTTGAATTAGGATAATTTACTGCAAGATATAAAGCTGTTCTACTGATTAATAAATTATCGAATTTTTTTTGCTTAAAATGTTTTTCTACAAACTCTAGCTGTTGTTCCGCAGTCAATGACATTAGGTGAGTTCGTGTTGTACCAATATCTGATGCAGCTCCTTTACCAAATTGAATTAATCCAATGTATTTATTGGCCTTACTTTCATCAGGATCTTTTCCAAAAGTTCCAATTTTAGGACTAAAGCTATATGCTGATTCTAATGCTATGATTGTCATTAACCAATTTGCTCCTTCAAGATCCTTTTGTGGAAGGCCTAAATTCTTAGCAATTTGTACAACTTTCTTCCTAAACTCACAACTTACTTTTCCACCCCAAACAAGATCTTTATATTGTTCTTTACAAATACAACTAGTAGGAGTTTTCCCTTGCTTCGGTTCTTTCACAGCCGTTGCACTATCCCCACTCTCCACCTTTGTAGGCTCAGCATCCGCACTCACAGGCATCACCGCTGATTTTACAGAAGTATCATTGTGTATTACTTCTATAAAATAATCCTGTCTACTGTTGTCAGTACCGAAGCCTTTTGCTTTGTCAAACATCTGTTTTGTAAGCTGTACTCCTATAAAATTAGTATCACTTACCAATACATAATCTTTTTCATAAATCAAATCATTAGTCCACTCGAAATTATCCTCTTCCCATATCTTTATCTTTATTTTTTTATTCTTCATATCTTTGGCCGTAATCTTTACGACTACAGTTGTTCCTACTTTTGAGGAATGGAGCCTGTTACCATTTCCATCTACAAATTCGGCACTCAGTATCTTTCCTTGTGGATCATCACTTTTTTTCCGCCTGTGGTGACTGGGAATTTTGCTGAATTTCCATCAGGTTTAGGTTTCTCTGGAGTAGGAGGTGTTTTAGGCTTTGCTGGTGAGGGAGTATGCCCTTTAGGAGCCTCTCTTTTTCTTGGAGGTTCTGGATTATAAGTAGGGTTAACTACATTAATATTAGGACTTGCTTTTTGTATATGCTTACTAACCACATCAGCCGTTACGTAATATTCATGAGTGGGTCCCTCACTTTTATCACCTGATGCAGTTCGGGCATTAGCAATCAGTACAGCCATCGTGTAAAAAGGTAATCTGAAAACAGCTTCTGCCATTCCTTTTTCATTCACTCTGCTAAGAACAGGGACTGGGTTTATTTTATTCAAAGCATTTACTGTAGGGTTGTGTCCTTCTCCCTGTGCATCATCTTCCCAAAGGGTAAAAGCAATATTCATCCCGAACATTTCTACACAATAGGCTCTTGCAATAATGGTATCTTTATAGCTTAACTTTTTACCTTTTGGAATAGGTTTATAGTTAGCGTCCAGAAGTTCCACCCTGGTTATTTTAGGTTCTTTAGCCCGTTGTGGATGGACAATAAGTTCTCCTTTATCGTTTCCTTGTTGTACGACAATCTTTATCCCTTTATGCAGCAAACTTTTCTGTCCGAAAATATAAGGAACCATTTGGCCTTCTTTATCGCTTCCTCCTTTTCTCCATCCTGTTTTGGTTTGTACCATCACTTCCCAATGTGCTTTGGGTACTTGCAGAGGATTTTTAATAGGTTGTAAAGGATTCAGCCAGCCATTGATTGCAGCAACAGAATACATTTCCTGTTTTCCTATCACAGGCTTGTCATTTCCGATGATTGTTAATTTTCCCATATTTGTGTGTGTTTATTCGCAGATGTTTACATCTTCTTCCTGTTCATCCTGAAATTCTTTGTAATTAAGCAGTGGATTTATATTCTGTTGCTCTTTAGGGTCTTCATTTCTGACATTCCGCTTAGTTATCTCCGCAGTTTGTCCATGTTCTTTTATGGTGATTTTTCCTCCTGTTGTACACATGAGTTCAGAAAGTTCCGTGACACAACTTTTGTTCATGACTTTAGTTTTCTCATAGGTTTTTTGCCATTTTCCAGCAGGAGCAAAAGCACAAGGTAAATAACCGCCTGAACTTGGTTTCAGCTTGCACTGCCCAAAGCTAGGGCCAGATGGTGTGAATTGTAGATCATCTTCCGTAACGGCTAAATAATCTGCTTGTCCTTCTTTGTTATTCCAATAATGTTTTTGGTGCGAGGTTACTTTAAACTGTGGAAATTGATTCCCTTGATTACACTGGGCTTTACCTTTTTGGATCACGAAATATTTACCATCGTGAGGGGAAGTATTTTCTGACATCGTATTGTGATTTTGGTGTTTTTCAAATCTAATAATTATTTGTAATTCTTTCTAATAAAAAATCTTCTCTCTGGATATTTTCATGCCCGAAATATTGAAATTCTGCTTCAATTTTATACAATAATAAATTCTCTCTGTTAAAAAAATATTCAGCAAAATGTTCACAATCTATAGGCTTTTTTCCTATATCTGTCTTATCATCAAACCTGGAATCTGTAAAGTATAGGTCTTCCAGATTTCGACTATCAGAAGAAATTCCTTTTTGCTGAAGCCTTACCCGTTCATCATCTACAATATCTTTTGCCATCAAGGTATTTTGAAATTCAAACCTTATCGGCTGAGCATCAAAAATCCAGGGACAAAAATCATAATATACATTTGAGTCCGTCCAGTTCCCTAATTTAGTCCTATACAATGTCCCAAACATAAAAAAGCTAAATAATGTGCTTCTAAACTTTTGAGAAAGGATTTCTGAATTTTCAATGATACCTTTCATCTTTTCAATATAATCAGAGGAATATTGATCTGGGAAGAAGTTCTTTATGGAATTCAATTCAGAAACAATATCTTCTGTTTTCTTTGTCAGTACTATATCAATAAGTTTTCCTTCAGGATCTATACCATATCGAATTGGATAGATAGCCTCTATACACATCTTTGCAAGAGTACCCATTTTCGTATCTGAAGCATCCTCATTTTTTCTAAAGTCAAATACTGAAAAGAGAAAGTGATAATACCCATTTTTAATTCCTTCAAGATCTAATCTTACTTTGTTTTCATACTTTGCAAGGATTGTATCATCAGAATAGGTAGTCTGGGTAATTTGATAAGTTCCTTCCCAAAGTTTAAAATCAAAAGGGAATTTTCCTTTAGTTGGGAAATCATAAAAGCTTTGATTATGGTCTCTGATTTTTTTGTTGAGCTCAAGGATTTCAGAAGATGATGGGATATACAATTTCATTCCCTGAACAATATCACCATCAAAGCGTTCAGAGAAAGAACAATGCTGATTGTTATATTCCTTTAAATATTCCGGGTTCTCTAGTTGTATCTCATGACAAAGGTCAACAAGGGATTGTCCTTCTTTTACATAATAAATTATCATTGGGATCTGTGTTTTTATGATACAATAATAAGTAAAATTGTTCAGCAAAAACATAGGTATTTTCCCCATAGTTTGAATTAATATTTCTTCGTTTCTTTTAAATTGATTATGATATAAAAGTTGTAATTCAATCTATTTATTTAGCTGAATTTATTTTATTTAAATTACTTTCATTCATTGAAAAACGCCTATACATCGACAAAAAAGAGCAAATCTATCAACAGTTTTTAATTTTCTAATAAAAATATTTTCAGAAAGTTGTAACGAAATAAAAACTACAGCAACCAATTAGTTGATATATCAATAATTGATAAGTCATTTTAATTTAAAAATATGGGAAAATTAAATTCAATTATATTCTACAATATAGATAAAGCGATCAGAGCCTATAGAAACTATGCACAACGCCAAATGAAAGCCCATGGTTTTAGTATAACCATCGATCAGTGGTTGATTATCAAAGCAATTCTGGAAAACCCCGGAATTACCCAGAATGAAATTGGTGATCTTGTTTTTAAGGACAATGCTTCTGTGACAAGAATTATTGATTTAATGGTAAAGTCTGAGTATATCAAAAGACATGTACATCCTGATGACCGTAGAAAAACCAATCTGGAAGTAACAGATTCCGGAAAAAGGTGATCAAAGAAGTTCAGAATATCGTTGAAAACAACCGTGAAATTGCCTTAAAAGGAGTTTCAAAGGATGAACTTGAAATGATGTATTCCGCTTTGCTTAAAATTTCAGAAAACTGTCTCAACCCTAAAAAGTAAAACACTATGGCCAGAATATTTTCACTCTCATTGACCTGGTTGCTATTGCTGTTTACCAGCGTACTATCAGCCCAGACCATGCAGAATTTCTCCTTATCAGGGAGCATAAAATCAGATAAAGCAGAACAGATGGAGATCAACCTTCTGGACGCTGACAATAAGTTAATTAAAACAGAGATTGCAGACTCCAATGGAAAATTTGGTTTCAATGACCTTAAAGGCGGAACCTATCATTTAAAGATCAGTAGAAACGGCTCTGAGGTATATCATTCGGATACTATTTCATTAGCTGATAACACTACTCTTCCTTCTATTGATCTTGCTGTAAAATCTATTGAAGGGGTAACGATCACCAAAGCCAAACCTATGATTGAAAGACAGGATGGTAAAATGATTATGAACGTAGAAAACAGTATTGCCAGCACCGGAAACTCAGCCTTTGAAGTATTAGAAAAAGCTCCTGGAATCGGTATTGACAATAATGATAACATCAGCCTCCGGGGAAAATCGAATCTTTTAATCCAAATTGATGGTAAGAATACGCCAATGACAGGAAGTGACCTGGCCAATTACCTTAAGGGCATTCCGTCGTCTACCATTGATAAAATAGAATTCATCACCAACCCTTCATCAAAATATGATGCGGCAGGATCTTCTATTATCAATATCAAACTTAAAAAAGAGCAGAGAAAAGGGACAAACGGAAGTATCTCCACATCCTTAGGAATGGGTAAATATGTAAAAAACAATAACAGCATCAGTATCAATCACAGAAACAAGAAGATCAATATATTCGCTAATTACAGCTTTGCTTACAGAGAAGCTTACAACGGGCTGGTTCTGGATAGAAATTTTTATGAAAACAATAATTTTAAAAAAGCTTATATACAGGATAACTATCTGAAGTTCAAATTCAATAACCACATTGCGAAAGCTGGAATGGATTACTATATGAATGATAAAAATGTATTAGGGTTTTCCATAGGACTTGTTTCCAATAAATTCAATCTTAATGGTGACAATTTCAATACAACTCTGGGCAGTAATCGTGCTCCTGAGAGTACTTTTAATACTCAGAATACGTCTAATGATAACTGGACCAATGTCTCCTTTAATCTCAACCATAAATACACTATTGATTCTTTAGGCTCGGAAATTTCTACCGATTTTGACTACATCAACTATTCCAATTTTTCTTTACAGAATTTTGAGACAAGAA of the Chryseobacterium capnotolerans genome contains:
- a CDS encoding TonB-dependent receptor, which translates into the protein MARIFSLSLTWLLLLFTSVLSAQTMQNFSLSGSIKSDKAEQMEINLLDADNKLIKTEIADSNGKFGFNDLKGGTYHLKISRNGSEVYHSDTISLADNTTLPSIDLAVKSIEGVTITKAKPMIERQDGKMIMNVENSIASTGNSAFEVLEKAPGIGIDNNDNISLRGKSNLLIQIDGKNTPMTGSDLANYLKGIPSSTIDKIEFITNPSSKYDAAGSSIINIKLKKEQRKGTNGSISTSLGMGKYVKNNNSISINHRNKKINIFANYSFAYREAYNGLVLDRNFYENNNFKKAYIQDNYLKFKFNNHIAKAGMDYYMNDKNVLGFSIGLVSNKFNLNGDNFNTTLGSNRAPESTFNTQNTSNDNWTNVSFNLNHKYTIDSLGSEISTDFDYINYSNFSLQNFETRTHQIIGNTDQFDMMKGDMNGKLNIYSLKSDLTKNFKNEWKLESGIKTSFVKTDNDMKFFDVDNGILKPDLRKTNHFIYEENINAIYGNVSKKWDKFKATAGLRLENTNVKGTQLATNQVNKRNYTQLFPSAVLSYDLTEKSNLEVNLSRRITRPSYNQLNPFKLYLDPTTMRAGNQDLNPQTTMNYELTYSLSNKYFATLSYSRTSDNITDILKPISEDGQNVTVQTFENLNSVSYYGLYLIAPVKVTKWWDMNNSANFYYGSYTGNVSGTQINNKGNFTFNINSINSFKLGNGFTAELTGNYKAKEVYAYLNVSPNWYLNIGAQKKFKNNSTLKFSFTDVFFTSNIKGQTVYNDYLENFAVKRDTRVVTLSYTYNFGSSKNGQPRKTGGADDLKQRAGS
- a CDS encoding MarR family winged helix-turn-helix transcriptional regulator → MGKLNSIIFYNIDKAIRAYRNYAQRQMKAHGFSITIDQWLIIKAILENPGITQNEIGDLVFKDNASVTRIIDLMVKSEYIKRHVHPDDRRKTNLEVTDSGKR
- a CDS encoding DUF4280 domain-containing protein, with protein sequence MSENTSPHDGKYFVIQKGKAQCNQGNQFPQFKVTSHQKHYWNNKEGQADYLAVTEDDLQFTPSGPSFGQCKLKPSSGGYLPCAFAPAGKWQKTYEKTKVMNKSCVTELSELMCTTGGKITIKEHGQTAEITKRNVRNEDPKEQQNINPLLNYKEFQDEQEEDVNICE
- a CDS encoding SH3 domain-containing protein; amino-acid sequence: MMKNLIVFSLVFLSLLISCKNDQPKKIVEKMQTIKIFFFLYSFLFCFTSCDGQKSKNSTCSVDNAIKTINSLPEVQKQSEFVDSLSKSRQHLSFMTDTIKYNNKQYYRIKTGFSGQFHWETYTIFYVDKNNCKSVMVDETISGDIITLEKWRNLNKKNKIITSSRPVDNIEFSALFNEGTVIKFTPQDLVKKSPEIQNFKQKLELYENENPLIEDFDNKNLSYLINNETFFDVQYYIDNSWLQYFITKYKVDVSKLNDLMNISIHQEDFNAVKLLADNGYIISKKDLNILIDTENNIKEKVQENKSDGYESYIISNSKINQISQYLKEKYSLNKIADPDGYTNLRKDKNTSSEVLQKVKSGEHIEVLDNTGDWFLVKTKEGKEGYIHKSRIK